A window of Strix aluco isolate bStrAlu1 chromosome 2, bStrAlu1.hap1, whole genome shotgun sequence contains these coding sequences:
- the RPL8 gene encoding large ribosomal subunit protein uL2, whose product MGRVIRGQRKGAGSVFRAHVKHRKGPAKLRAVDFAERHGYIKGIVKDIIHDPGRGAPLAKIAFRDPYRFKKRTELFIAAEGIHTGQFVYCGKKAQLNIGNVLPVGTMPEGTIVCCLEEKPGDRGKLARASGNYATVISHNPETKKTRVKLPSGSKKVISSANRAVVGIVAGGGRIDKPILKAGRAYHKYKAKRNCWPRVRGVAMNPVEHPFGGGNHQHIGKPSTIRRDAPAGRKVGLIAARRTGRLRGTKTVQEKEN is encoded by the exons ATGGGCCGCGTGATCCGAGGCCAGAGGAAGGGCGCGGGCTCCGTCTTCCGCGCCCACGTGAAGCACAGGAAGGGCCCGGCCAAGCTCCGCGCCGTGGACTTCGCCGAGAGGCACGGGTACATCAAGGGCATCGTCAAG GACATCATTCATGATCCTGGCCGAGGCGCTCCCCTTGCCAAGATTGCCTTCCGTGACCCATACAGGTTTAAGAAGAGAACTGAGCTGTTCATTGCTGCTGAGGGTATTCACACTGGTCAGTTTGTTTACTGCGGCAAGAAAG CTCAGCTGAACATTGGCAATGTTTTACCCGTTGGCACCATGCCGGAAGGCACCATCGTGTGCTGCCTCGAGGAGAAACCTGGTGACCGTGGAAAGCTGGCCCGTGCTTCTGGAAACTATGCCACTGTGATCTCTCATaatcctgaaacaaagaaaaccagagTGAAGCTGCCTTCTGGCTCCAAGAAAGTGATTTCTTCTGCAAACAGAGCTGTTGTTG gaattgtTGCTGGTGGAGGTCGTATCGACAAGCCCATCCTGAAGGCTGGCCGTGCCTATCACAAATACAAGGCCAAGAGAAACTGCTGGCCACGTGTCCGTGGTGTGGCCATGAAT CCTGTAGAACATCCCTTTGGCGGTGGTAACCATCAGCACATTGGCAAGCCTTCAAccatcaggagagatgctcctGCTGGGCGCAAAGTTGGTCTCATTGCTGCCCGTCGCACGGGTAGACTGCGTGGAACAAAGACTGTGCAGGAAAAGGAGAACTAA